In the genome of Massilia sp. W12, the window AATGGACACAGGTCCGAGCTGATCTTTCCTTTGCATGTGCCATGCAGAACGGCTCCTGCCGATCAGGCCGCATGCGCTAAAAACGCCTTGACTGCCGGCAAAACGCGTTGATCTTCCATATAAAACCCATGTCCGCCGGAAAACATCTGTAATTGCGCGCCGGGAATGCTGCGTGCGATGTTTTCCAGATTCGGCGGCGGGCAAATTCCGTCGTCGATGCCGCCGCACACCAGGGTCGGTGCGGCGATTTGCGGCAAACGTTCCCAACAATTATGCATTTTGCGCGCCTGCAATTGGCGCGCTAAGCCATCGCGCGCCGGCGCATCCAGCGCTTCGCGCCCCATTTGCATCACTTGCACCATGGCGGCGAACAAATCGGCATTGGCTTGCTGCCATGCGGCGTCGCGGCGCAGGTTGGCGAGTTGCAAAAAACGCCGCGCATAGTCTGCCGCCGGCAAATGCTGTAATTCATGCAAGGGGTGGGAATGTCCGCCCGCCCCGCCGCTGCTGGTGCAGGCCAGAACTAAGCGCGCCACGCGCTGTGGATGGCGCAACGCGAATTCTTGCGCCACCATGCCGCCAAATGAAATTCCGACCACCGGCACCCTGACATGGCCAAGGGCGTCGAGCAGTGCGGCGCAGTCATCGGCATAGTCGGCCATGGTGTAGCGGCAGTCCGGCATATCGCTTCTGCCCTGGCCGCGCTGGTCATGCCGGATCACGCGCCAATGCTGCTGTAAGCTGCGCTCAAAACTGGAGGGCGGCTCGCGCAAGTCCCAGCCGGTGCCGCCGATCAATAATAAGGGCGCGCCAGCGCCGGCCTGGCGGCAACAAAGTGTCAGACGCGCAGTGGCGATCAGGCGCGCGGTGTCGGGCATGCCGGTCTCCTTAAAATTGCTGACAAACAGCGCATGCAGCGCTTTTGATGAAGATAGCGCTTACATGCGGTGTTTGCTGAACTTTTTTAGGCCAGCCAGGCGCGCGCGTTGCGGAACATGCGCAACCACGGGCCGTCTTCGCCCCAGCCATCCGGATGCCAGGAATGCAGCACAGTGCGGAACACACGCTCGGCGTGCGGCATCATCACCGTGAAGCGGCCATCGGCGTTGGTGACGGCGGCGATGCCTTGCGGCGAGCCATTCGGATTGAAGGGATATGCTTCAGTGCGCGCGCCAAAGTGATCCACATAATGCAAGGCCGCAGCGGCTTGAGCTATGTCGCCGGTTTGCGAGAAGTCGGCAAAGCCTTCGCCATGCGCAACCGCGATCGGCAGACGGCTGCCTTGCATGCCTGCAAACAAAATCGAAGGCGATGCCGCCACTTCAACCAGGGCAAAGCGCGCTTCAAACTGCTCGGATTTATTGCGCGTGAATTTGGGCCAGTGAGCGGCGCCGGGGATGATGGATTTCAAATTGCTCATCATCTGGCAGCCATTGCAAATGCCTAAGCCAAAGCTGTCGCTGCGGGCAAAGAATTGCGCAAATTGTTCGCGCATGGCCTGGTTGAACAAAATGGTCTTGGCCCAGCCTTCGCCGGCGCCTAACACGTCGCCATAGGAAAATCCGCCAACTGCGATCAGGCCTTTGAAATCTTCCAGCTTGGTGCGGCCGGCGATCAAATCGCTCATATGCACATCGTGCGCGGCAAAGCCGGCTTTATGCATCACATACGCGGTTTCAATATGGGAATTGACGCCCTGCTCGCGCAAAATCGCCACTTGCGGACGTGCGCCCAGGTTCAGGAATGGCGCTGCCACGTCTTGTTGCGGATCGAAGGTGAGATGCGGCTGCATGCCCGGATCATCGCTTTCGATGCGCGCGTATTCGGCATCGGCGCAGGCCGGGTTGTCGCGCAGGCGCGCAATGCGCCAGCTGGTTTCACTCCACATTTTATGCAGCGCGCTGCGGCTCTCGCTCCATAAGAGTTTGCCGTCGCGCATGATTTCAAACATGCCGCGCGGATTTGGTTTGCCGATGGTGTGGCTGCAAGCGCCTAAGCCATGTTTGCGCAAAATATCCATTACCGCGCTGCGCTGCTCCAGCTTGTATTGCAAAACCGCGCCCAATTCTTCGGCAAACAGGGCGCGCAGGCTGCGCTCTTCGCGCCGTGCGCTGACCTGGCTGGCCCAGTTTTTCGCATCGCCCCAATCGGAATCATGTTCGCCTTCCAACACCAGCATGTCCAGATTCAGCGATATCCCGCAACGCCCGGCAAACGCCATTTCCGCCAGGGTGGCGAATAAGCCGCCGTCGGAACGGTCGTGATAGGCCAGAATCATGCCGGCGCGGCGTAATTCGCCCACGGCGGCGAAGAAGGCGGTTAAGTCTTCGGCTTGCTCCAGATCCGGGCCTTGTTCGCCCAGTTGTTGCCAGACTTGCGCAAAGCAAGAGGCGCCGATGCGGTTTTGTCCGCGTCCCAGGTCAATCAGGAGCAATTCGGTCTCGCCCAGATCCATGCGCAATTGCGGGGTGAGCGAGCGGCGCACATCGGCCACCGGAGCAAAACCGGAGACGATCAGGGAGAGCGGCGCGCTGACTGCGCGTTGCTTGCCATCTTCTTGCCATTTGGTGTGCATCGAGAGCGAATCTTTGCCGACCGGGATGCTGATCCCCAGTTTCGGGCACAGCTCCATGCCGACCGCGCGCACGGTGTCAAACAGGGCCGCGTCCTGGCCCGGCTGGCCACAGGCGGCCATCCAGTTGGCTGAGAGTTTGATCTGGCTGATCTCGTCGATATCGGCGGCGGCCAGATTGGTGATGGTTTCCGCTACCGCCATGCGGCCGGATGCGGCGGCGTTGAGCACCGCCATGGGGGTGCGTTCGCCCATCGCCATGGCTTCGCCGGCGTAACCGGCAAAGCTCAAGGCTGTCACGGCGCAGTCCGCCACCGGCACTTGCCAGGGGCCGACCATCTGGTCGCGCACATTCATGCCGCCCACGGTGCGGTCGCCAATCGTGATCAGGAAGGATTTATCGCCCACGG includes:
- a CDS encoding alpha/beta fold hydrolase → MPDTARLIATARLTLCCRQAGAGAPLLLIGGTGWDLREPPSSFERSLQQHWRVIRHDQRGQGRSDMPDCRYTMADYADDCAALLDALGHVRVPVVGISFGGMVAQEFALRHPQRVARLVLACTSSGGAGGHSHPLHELQHLPAADYARRFLQLANLRRDAAWQQANADLFAAMVQVMQMGREALDAPARDGLARQLQARKMHNCWERLPQIAAPTLVCGGIDDGICPPPNLENIARSIPGAQLQMFSGGHGFYMEDQRVLPAVKAFLAHAA
- the purL gene encoding phosphoribosylformylglycinamidine synthase — its product is MLILPASNALSAFRAQRLLQQLQQVAPEISAISGQYMHLVDFPAGHTASQEEERNLQALLTYGDPYAAPAARGSVLECFVIPRLGTISPWASKATDIVHNCGLTHIHRVERAIAYRIELKAGLLGSSIGAGKLSSAQWQQVCALLHDRMTESVLDDLQQAAALFSRLEAKPLAFIDILQGGRAALAAANTELGLALSEDEIDYLLQAFSAASRNPTDVELMMFAQANSEHCRHKIFNADWVVDGEKQERSLFGMIKNTHQLQPKGTIVAYADNAAIMEGKPAMRFYPQGAAQLYGEVQDLTHTLMKVETHNHPTAISPFPGASTGAGGEIRDEGATGRGAKPKAGLTGFSVSNLMIPDAVQPWENAQDVLQPLAARSAAAPYGKPERIASALQIMIDGPIGGAAFNNEFGRPNLAGYFRTWEQNIGGNISGYHKPIMIAGGLGNISGRHTHKLGLPVGSLLIQLGGPGMRIGMGGGAASSMATGANTADLDFDSVQRGNPEMQRRAQEVINACWQLGEANPVLSIHDVGAGGLSNAFPEITNDAKRGAIFQLRQVPLEESGLAPKEIWSNESQERYVLAIAPESLEQFRAMCERERCPFAVVGTATEERQLRLLDAEHEGTPAAAPVDMAMDVLLGKPPKMLRDVQRLANPAAPFDYSGVTLAESVARVLRLPTVGDKSFLITIGDRTVGGMNVRDQMVGPWQVPVADCAVTALSFAGYAGEAMAMGERTPMAVLNAAASGRMAVAETITNLAAADIDEISQIKLSANWMAACGQPGQDAALFDTVRAVGMELCPKLGISIPVGKDSLSMHTKWQEDGKQRAVSAPLSLIVSGFAPVADVRRSLTPQLRMDLGETELLLIDLGRGQNRIGASCFAQVWQQLGEQGPDLEQAEDLTAFFAAVGELRRAGMILAYHDRSDGGLFATLAEMAFAGRCGISLNLDMLVLEGEHDSDWGDAKNWASQVSARREERSLRALFAEELGAVLQYKLEQRSAVMDILRKHGLGACSHTIGKPNPRGMFEIMRDGKLLWSESRSALHKMWSETSWRIARLRDNPACADAEYARIESDDPGMQPHLTFDPQQDVAAPFLNLGARPQVAILREQGVNSHIETAYVMHKAGFAAHDVHMSDLIAGRTKLEDFKGLIAVGGFSYGDVLGAGEGWAKTILFNQAMREQFAQFFARSDSFGLGICNGCQMMSNLKSIIPGAAHWPKFTRNKSEQFEARFALVEVAASPSILFAGMQGSRLPIAVAHGEGFADFSQTGDIAQAAAALHYVDHFGARTEAYPFNPNGSPQGIAAVTNADGRFTVMMPHAERVFRTVLHSWHPDGWGEDGPWLRMFRNARAWLA